From Balaenoptera acutorostrata chromosome 8, mBalAcu1.1, whole genome shotgun sequence, the proteins below share one genomic window:
- the HNRNPA3 gene encoding heterogeneous nuclear ribonucleoprotein A3 isoform X2, which translates to MEGHDPKEPEQLRKLFIGGLSFETTDDSLREHFEKWGTLTDCVVMRDPQTKRSRGFGFVTYSCVEEVDAAMCARPHKVDGRVVEPKRAVSREDSVKPGAHLTVKKIFVGGIKEDTEEYNLRDYFEKYGKIETIEVMEDRQSGKKRGFAFVTFDDHDTVDKIVVQKYHTINGHNCEVKKALSKQEMQSAGSQRGRGGGSGNFMGRGGNFGGGGGNFGRGGNFGGRGGYGGGGGGSRGSYGGGDGGYNGFGGDGGNYGGGPGYSSRGGYGGGGPGYGNQGGGYGGGGGGYDGYNEGGNFGGNYGGGGSYNDFGNYSGQQQSNYGPMKGGSFGGRSSGSPYGGGYGSGGGSGGYGSRRF; encoded by the exons ATGGAG GGCCATGATCCAAAGGAACCagaacagttgagaaaactgtttATTGGTGGTCTGAGCTTTGAAACTACAGATGATAGCTTAAGAGAACATTTTGAGAAATGGGGCACACTTACAGATTGTGTG gtGATGAGAGACCCCCAAACAAAACGTTCCAGGGGCTTTGGTTTTGTGACTTACTCTTGTGTTGAAGAGGTGGATGCAGCAATGTGTGCTCGACCACACAAGGTTGATGGGCGTGTAGTGGAACCAAAGAGAGCTGTTTCTAGAGAG gatTCTGTAAAGCCTGGTGCCCATCTAACAGTGAAGAAAATTTTTGTTGGTGGtattaaagaagatacagaagAATATAATTTGAGAGACTACTTTGAAAAGTATGGCAAGATTGAAACCATAGAAGTTATGGAAGACAGGCAGAGTGGAAAAAAGAGAGGATTTGCTTTTGTAACTTTTGATGATCATGATACAGTTGATAAAATTGTTG TTCAGAAATACCACACTATTAATGGGCATAATTGTGAAGTGAAAAAGGCCCTTTCTAAACAAGAAATGCAATCTGCTGGATCACAAAGAG GTCGTGGAGGTGGATCTGGCAACTTTATGGGTCGTGGAGGAAACTTTGGAGGTGGTGGAGGTAACTTTGGCCGTGGTGGAAACTTTGGTGGAAGAG GAGGctatggtggtggaggtggtggcagcAGAGGTAGTTatggaggaggtgatggtggaTATAACGGATTTGGAGGCGACG GTGGTAACTATGGCGGTGGTCCTGGTTACAGTAGTAGAGGAGGCTATGGTGGTGGTGGACCAGGATATGGAAACCAAGGTGGTGGATATGGTGGCGGTGGTGGAGGATATGATGGTTACAATGAAGGAGGAAATTTTGGAG GTAactatggtggtggtgggagctaTAATGATTTTGGAAATTATAGTGGACAACAGCAATCAAATTATGGACCCATGAAGGGGGGCAGTTTTGGTGGAAGAAGCTCGGGAAGTCCCTATGGTG GTGGTTATGGATCTGGTGGTGGAAGTGGTGGATATGGTAGCAGAAGGTTctaa
- the HNRNPA3 gene encoding heterogeneous nuclear ribonucleoprotein A3 isoform X1, translated as MEVKPPPGRPQPDSGRRRRRRGEEGHDPKEPEQLRKLFIGGLSFETTDDSLREHFEKWGTLTDCVVMRDPQTKRSRGFGFVTYSCVEEVDAAMCARPHKVDGRVVEPKRAVSREDSVKPGAHLTVKKIFVGGIKEDTEEYNLRDYFEKYGKIETIEVMEDRQSGKKRGFAFVTFDDHDTVDKIVVQKYHTINGHNCEVKKALSKQEMQSAGSQRGRGGGSGNFMGRGGNFGGGGGNFGRGGNFGGRGGYGGGGGGSRGSYGGGDGGYNGFGGDGGNYGGGPGYSSRGGYGGGGPGYGNQGGGYGGGGGGYDGYNEGGNFGGNYGGGGSYNDFGNYSGQQQSNYGPMKGGSFGGRSSGSPYGGGYGSGGGSGGYGSRRF; from the exons ATGGAGGTAAAACCGCCGCCCGGTCGCCCCCAGCCCGACTCCggccgtcgccgccgccgccggggggAGGAG GGCCATGATCCAAAGGAACCagaacagttgagaaaactgtttATTGGTGGTCTGAGCTTTGAAACTACAGATGATAGCTTAAGAGAACATTTTGAGAAATGGGGCACACTTACAGATTGTGTG gtGATGAGAGACCCCCAAACAAAACGTTCCAGGGGCTTTGGTTTTGTGACTTACTCTTGTGTTGAAGAGGTGGATGCAGCAATGTGTGCTCGACCACACAAGGTTGATGGGCGTGTAGTGGAACCAAAGAGAGCTGTTTCTAGAGAG gatTCTGTAAAGCCTGGTGCCCATCTAACAGTGAAGAAAATTTTTGTTGGTGGtattaaagaagatacagaagAATATAATTTGAGAGACTACTTTGAAAAGTATGGCAAGATTGAAACCATAGAAGTTATGGAAGACAGGCAGAGTGGAAAAAAGAGAGGATTTGCTTTTGTAACTTTTGATGATCATGATACAGTTGATAAAATTGTTG TTCAGAAATACCACACTATTAATGGGCATAATTGTGAAGTGAAAAAGGCCCTTTCTAAACAAGAAATGCAATCTGCTGGATCACAAAGAG GTCGTGGAGGTGGATCTGGCAACTTTATGGGTCGTGGAGGAAACTTTGGAGGTGGTGGAGGTAACTTTGGCCGTGGTGGAAACTTTGGTGGAAGAG GAGGctatggtggtggaggtggtggcagcAGAGGTAGTTatggaggaggtgatggtggaTATAACGGATTTGGAGGCGACG GTGGTAACTATGGCGGTGGTCCTGGTTACAGTAGTAGAGGAGGCTATGGTGGTGGTGGACCAGGATATGGAAACCAAGGTGGTGGATATGGTGGCGGTGGTGGAGGATATGATGGTTACAATGAAGGAGGAAATTTTGGAG GTAactatggtggtggtgggagctaTAATGATTTTGGAAATTATAGTGGACAACAGCAATCAAATTATGGACCCATGAAGGGGGGCAGTTTTGGTGGAAGAAGCTCGGGAAGTCCCTATGGTG GTGGTTATGGATCTGGTGGTGGAAGTGGTGGATATGGTAGCAGAAGGTTctaa